Below is a window of Moraxella nasibovis DNA.
GCCATTGCCGCCGCCATGAGCAGCCCATAAGAAAAGCGTTTGGAATTCATGATAATTTTGCTAAAATAAGAACGATTGTTTTTAGTATATCTCATCATGACACATTTCTCCATAAAAAATGGTGTGCTGCTCGGTGCAGATTTCATCGCCTCGCCCAATTTCAACGCACGCCCCACTGACGACAGCGGACAAATCAGCGGCATCGTCATTCACAACATCAGCCTACCACCGTCCGAATTTGGCAAAAAAGACAAAAACGGCACACACTTTGTCAAGGCGTTTTTTCAAAATCAGCTAAACGCAGACGACCACCCCTACTTTGCCACCATTCACGACATGCAAGTGTCGGCGCATTTGTTCATCGAGCGAGACGGGGCGGTGACGCAGTTTGTCAATTTTGATGACCGAGCATGGCATGCGGGCAAATCCGGCTATCTTGGGCGCAGCAATTGCAATGACTTTACCATCGGCATTGAGCTTGAAGGCGATGATTTTTCGGCATTTACTGACGCTCAGTATGAGACGCTGGCGCACATCATTGTCGCCATTTACCATGCCTACCCTGCCACACACCGCCATCTGATGGGGCACAGCGACATCGCACCACACAGAAAGACCGACCCGGGGGCATTTTTTGATTGGGTGAGACTGCGGGCGATGGTGGATGAGGCTTTAGACGGCTTATAAGGAGTAGCCCACAAAGACCCCAAATTCATTGGTAAGTTTTATGAACTGTTTGGGTTTTGAAAGTAAGTCTCATTTCTATTGATTTTTAAAATATAGGGTTATGCTTAACAAAACATTGATTGCTTCAATAGCTGTGCTTACTATAATATCATTTCCAACAGTAGCCCAAGCTAAAACTTATAAAGATACAGCAAAATGTGGGGTTATAGCCAAGAAAACACATCCAAACCCAGCCTCTCTTCCACAATGGGTAACAGGTAGTGGCACAGGCAAAACCCAAGCGAAAGCTTGTGCGGCAGCTAAAAAAGACGCTACAAGCAAAATTCCAAGAGACGCACAAGCCAAGCATTGTGATTGTGGTAAGAAAATTTAAGGAGCTTTCAAATGCCTATTAGATATGAAGAAGTAGTTAAAACTGTTGTATTTGATGTAATTGATACTGCTGATGATGGCTTGGTTTATAGACTTGAAGTTCTTAAATCCAGTAATGGTTTTAGGGGCGAATTATTTAGATTGGATACATTTTCCTTACAGTGTTCTTTTGTTGATAGTAAACCAGACGAAAGTTTTTATGTATTAGATACTCACTCACATTCTATAGATTTGGACGAAAAGATATTTGATGACGCACAAAGTTGTATTGATTTTGTTGCCAATGCCTTACAAGAAAACTTTTCTTAAAGAATTAAACCCATTATTGTTGAAATCAATAATGGGTTTTTTAATCGCTTCAACTCCGCCACACAATACCTATCGCCCTTACTGCCGTAATTGCATTTACTTTCAATGACTTTCACGCAGAACCGCTTATCGCAATTACTGGTTTGTAGGCGTTGCAGGTTTTGGGCTTTCTCAACTTGGGCGGTTAGGCAGTTTAACTCGGCTTTACGTTCGCCAATTTCATCAAGACTAGGCACAAACCACAGCATAATAAATTTGCAGCAATCAAAATAATTTATAATAGTCATCATGACAGTATGACCGATAGACCTTAATATAAAAATTGAACATATTTTTTATACGATATGTTTTCTTTTTGGCAATATTATGGTAATTTTGTATCGGCGGTATGTTTGTTAAATATATCATCATCCGTCAATATGAACTTCGCTAACTACTGCGTATTTTTCAATAAGGACTTTTATTCATGAAACAGTTATTTCTTATTCGTGAGGACGGCTCACGCTTCGCCATCAATGCTGATATGGTTCAGTCCATCACTCGCAAAAATGGCAAAATCACCGTGAAATTAAAGAACGGTCAAACGCTAATTCTCGAAGAACAAGATCAACTTGTAGCTCAAGAGCAGGCAGATCAAACAGAAAACATCAGCGAAACCATCATGACTCATGATGCCACCGATGCGCACATTGAGAGCTTTGAGGCGATTTTTGTTGAATCCAATGAGTATGCAGGATACATTCAAGCTGCTGCTGGTTTGCTTGGTGTAGGTGCCATCGTCGCCGCAGCATCTGGCGGCAGCAACAATGGGGGGGGGGAGACTGTAAAACAAACCAGTAAGCCTGTCACACCCATCACAAAACCTACCGAACCTACACCTACGCCCAAGCCTCAGCCACAACCAGAGCCTGAGCCTGAGCCACAACCAGAGCCACAACCAGAGCCACAGCCTGAGCCACAGCCTGAGCCTGAGCCAGACACCACAGCCCCCGTTTTAACCACAGCAACCCTTGCAACTGATGGCAAAGTGGTTAGTGGCAAAACCGAAAGCAATGCCACTGTTGAAGTAAAATACCAAGATAAAGTAATTGGTACTGCCAAAGCTAATGCAGCAGGTGATTATTCTGTGACTTTAGATAAAGCCTACACCAACGGCGAAGCACTCAGCGTAACTGCCAAAGATGCGGCAAATAATGTGAGTGTGGTGAAGACTGTTACAGCAGCAGACACCACAGCCCCTGTTTTAACCACAGCAACCCTTGCAACTGATGGTAAGGTGGTTAGTGGCAAAACCGAAAGCAATGCAACGGTTGAAGTGAAGTATCAAGATAAAGTGATTGGTACTGCCAAAGCTAATGCAGCAGGTGATTATTCTGTGACTTTAGATAAAGCCTACACCAATGGTGAAGCACTCAGCGTAACTGCCAAAGATGCGGCGAATAATCAAAGTGCTGCTAAGACAGTTACAGCAGCAGACACCACAGCCCCTGCTTTAACCACGGCAGCCATTACTACTGATGGTAGTGTTATCAATGGGAAAACAGAAGGTGGCGCAACCGTTGAGGTAAAATACCAAGATAAAGTGATTGGTACTGTCAAAGCTGACGCTGATGGTAATTATTCTGTTAATTTAGATAAAGCGTATGCCAATGGTGAAGCACTCAGCGTAACTGCCAAAGATGCGGCAAATAATGTGAGTGTGGTGAAGACTGTCTACGCTTCTGCAAACCTGAGCAATACCTCAGTTGAACTAGACTTAATCCCAGAATTTAGCAACCAAACCTCCTATGTACCCAAGACCATTTCAGAAAGAAGTAACTATAGCTATCTTACTGAGACGATGTCATTCACTGTTACTGGTCGAGAGGCTCTAATCACTCTAAATATCAGCAATCCATCAAACATCTTGCAAGGCTCAGTTCGTTACGAAATTACAGGACCAGGGCTATCGTCAAGTGGATCGCAAAGCTTTAATAGTGTTGGTAAATCATCGAACGACATCATTTTAAATGAACGCTCACCGCTGTCCGCTGGTACTTATACCGTCAAAATTACTGCATCTTCACAAGGCTCTGCTTTGACTTTAAAAGCCACCGAGAAAGCACCTATCACCCAAGAAGTCTTTACAAATTATGATGAAGTAACTGGATCGATTTTTGCTGACACTGACCAAAAACCTGAAAACTATCAAATCAAAGTCGGCGATACCATCATCGAGCATAAGGCAGGTCAGCCAGTTACCACAAGTGAAGTTGAGGTGAATCAAGGAGTACTAACCATCAAATCCGATGGTACTTATAGCTACACCTCTGCAGCGACGCAGCTATCCGATGATGCCACTGATAAGCTTTCTATCCAAATTCTAGATATGAATGGCAAGACATTGGCGACACATCAGGCTACCGTAACGAAAGACACCACACCGCCAGAGGCAGGTGTACTGTCGTTGGTGGACTTTGAGGATACTGGTGCGTCAGATAGCGACCGCATCACTCAAGACAACAGCTTTGGCTTTAAAGTCCAAGACAATGAGACTGACTCATCTGTGACATACGAGTATTCTATCGATCAAGGCAATACTTGGACTGCCATCGAAGGTGCATCCGTCAGCAACTTAGCGGATGGCGATTATCAATTCCGTGGCGTAGTGTCAGATAAATCACGCAACATTAGCCATACCAACATCATCAATGTTGCCATTGACAATCAAGCACCCGACCTAATCAATGCCGTTAAAGCAGGTTACGACCTCAATACATCTTTAATCTCAATCAGCACAACGACTGATGATGATTTGGCATTGTACAAAGTTACTGATGGTGTTCGCAGTGAGATTGCCAATCTTGATGCCATACCATTTGAAGTCGGTAGCTATGAAGCAGTATTGACAGATGTGGCTGGTAATAGTGTGGTGCAGGCGATTAATATGATTTCGCCATCATCCAATCATTCAGTAAATCGGTCTGAAAGCGTTATTGATATTGCACTTATCAATAATGGTAGTGGCAATAGTGTCGATAGCTATGAAGGACATGATCTACTCATCACATCAGGCAATGCTAGCTTATGGGCAGGCAATGGTAATGATATTTTAATCAATACAGGTGAAAAGAGAGATTATACTGGCTTAATCGGTGGTGCTGGTGATGATACTTATATCATTGACTTTGGTAGAAGCAATCAGACTTACACACACATCTTAGATAATTCTGGATCGAACGAACTATTCTTGCATAATGTTCTGCCTGAAGACATAACTGTCAGAGCCATTGGCACAAAAGCAGATGTTGAATTGCAGTTTAATAGCCATAAAATTTCGATTTCTGGGCAGTTCTATGATTTTGCAAAGTATGGTGTTGATCACATCTACTTCGACGATGGCACCGTGTGGGATCGTGAGTATATCCAGACGGTGATTGGTTGATTTTTCTTGTCTCCAACAAAGATGCTGCACTTAGGTGCGGCATCTTTTTTTATTTCATGTAATGATGGAGAATTTAACCCAAGTATAACTACCCGCCAATCTTGATGACAACACACCATAATAAACCTAAAATTTTCATCAGTATCAAATCAAAAAATCCATTATAATAAACACCTTTATTTTAGCATCAGAATAAACTATGGCAAAATCTCGTCTTTTTCGCTCCACGATGGTCGTCAGCGCCATGACCATGCTCTCTCGCATTTTAGGTCTGGTGCGAGACATGGTCTTGATGGGCGTGTTTGGTGCAGGCGGTCTGATGGACGCCTTTTTGGTGGCGTTTAAAATTCCCAATTTTCTACGCCGTCTGTTTGCCGAAGGCGCATTTAGCCAAGCGTTCGTGCCTGTTTTGTCCGAATATAAAGAAAAGCGCACGCTCAATGAGGTACAGCTACTCATCAGCCGAGTCTCAGGCGTGCTAAGCCTTGTGCTGCTCGTCTTGACGGTGGTGGTCATCGCCCTAGCCCCTTGGGTGGTGGCGCTGTTTGCTCCCGGCTTTCGTGGTGATGAAGCCAAATTTGCCGCCGCTACCGAGCTTTTGCGCCTGACCTTCCCTTATCTGCTGTTCATCTCTATGACGGCGTTTTTTGGTAGTATTTTGCAAAGCTATGGGCGATTTGCTGCCCCTGCTTTTGCGCCCGTTCTGCTAAACGCCTGCATGATTTTAGGTGCTTTGTTGTTTGCGCCGATGTTTGACACACCGATCATGGTGCTGGGCTATGCAGTCGCCATCTCAGGCATCTTGCAACTTATGATTCAGCTGCCACAGCTATGGCAACAAAAACTGCTCATCGCCCCTAAATTTGACACCCAACACGAGGGCGTACGGCGCATCTTAAAGCTCATGCTGCCCGCCATCTTTGGTGTGTCAGTGACGCAAATCAATCTACTACTCAACACCGTCTTTGCCTCGCTCATGATCGGCGGCTCAGTGTCATGGCTGTATGCTGCCGAGCGCCTAAGCGAGCTGCCGCTTGGTTTGATTGGGGTGGCGATCGGTACAGTCATTCTACCAAGCCTGTCATCAAGCCGTGCCAAAGCCGATGATGAAACTTTCAAAAAAACCCTAGACTGGGCGGCAAAGCTCATCATCTTGGTGGGTCTGCCTGCGTCTTTGGCGATGTTCGTGCTTTCTGATATACTGATGAATGCTTTATTCGTGCGTGGCGAATTTACCCAGCATGACGCATTGATGAGCGGTGTCGCCCTAAAAGCCCTCTCAGGTGGCATTTTAGGGTTTATGCTGATTAAGATTTTTGCTCCCGCCTTCTTTGCCGACCAAGACACCAAAACCCCAGTAAAAATCGGCATCATCGCCGTCTTTGCCAACATGATTTTTAGCGTCTTATTCATCGGTATTTTTTATCTCATAAAACTGCCCTTGCATGGCGGTTTGGCACTGGCGACGACTGCTGCAAGCTTTGTAAACGCTGGGCTTTTATACTACTTTTTACACAAAAAACAAGTGTTCCGCTTTGGCAGTCATTGGAGAAAAATGGGTGCGCAGTTTGGTCTGTCCAGTCTTTTGATGGTGCTGTCATTGTACTTGGTGCTGCCGTTTTACCCCACCGATGGCGCACAGTGGCTACGCATCGCATCGCTACTTGGCATCTGCCTGCTCGGTGCAGCGGTGTATGGCATTGTTTTGCTCGCCACAGGCTTTCGCCCCCGTCAGCTCAAACACGGCTGATAGCAGCTGATTATAATTGATTGTACAAATCACACAAATCATTTACAAATCACTACACACAAGAGCGAATAACTTGCTATAATCAATGCACAAGTTTGCGGTGCATGACATGACAATGCACTGCAAATAAACAATCACATTAACAATCAACAAGGAAAACATCATGTTAAAGCCAATCAGCCAGCCCATTGCCAAAGACTTCGACCCAAACACTAATTTAGAAAAAATCCGTCTAGAATGCCAAGAGCTGGCCAAATCTCGTGCTAAGATCTCAGCAGGCGTGGCGATCATTCCTGTACCTTTCTTGGATGTGGCGATCGATGTCGGCATGCTGTCTAAGCTTTTGCCAGAAATCACCAAAAAATTTGGTCTACAAGAACCAACCGACCCAAACAGCGGTGCCAGCGAAGCAGCTCGCAAACAAAGCATCCAAGAGCGCATCATCGCCATCGGTGGCTTGGTGGCGACTCGTGGCGTGGTTAATAAGACCATTCAAGGCTTTGGCGGTCGTATCATCGGCAAGCAAATCGCCAAATATGTCCCACTTGGTGGTCAGATGGTCGCAGCCAGCATCGGCTACATGATTTTCAAAAAAATCGCCTTCGACCACATCGAAGAGTGCTATCGTGTCGCCAAAGAAGCTCAGCTAAAAGCCCGCTGATTCTCTAAGCGCTTGATTTAAATGACGAAAAAGACCGCACCAGTGGTCTTTTTCCTTTTTTTTGAATGATTTTTCTATTTTGGCATAATAAATTTTACGGTTTTGTTTGAGAAAATTTGCCAAACAAGCTAAAATAGACCTTTAAACTGTCAGATTAAGCTTGCTTGGTGGCGTTGTCATGCAAGTTCTGTTAAGCCCACTTTACTTAGCCAATTTTTAGCCAAGGTATTCTCATGACTTTTGTTGTAACTGATAACTGTGTTTTGTGTAAATATACCGACTGTGTGGAAGTCTGCCCTGTGGACTGCTTTTATGAAGGTCCAAACTTCCTAGTCATCAACCCTGACGAATGCATCGACTGCGCCTTGTGCGAGCCAGAATGCCCTGCCAATGCGATTTTTAGTGAAGATGAAGTGCCAGCAGGTCAAGAAGAATACATCGCCTTGAACGAAGAGCTGTCTGCCATCTGGACAAACATCACTGAGAAAAAAGACCCGATGCCTGAGCATGAAAAATGGGACGGCGTGTCTGGCAAGATTCAATACCTAGAACGCTAATCACTCATCAAGCAAAAAGCCCATCATTTGTGGGCTTTTTCTTTTTGTGCTGATTAAACACACCTGCCGATTCATGGCAGATTTTATATCGATTCATGGCAGATTTTATATCAATGTTAATTCTGAGTATGCCACAAATTAAGCCCAAAAAAACCTGCTTGATGCAGGTTTTTTTTGTGGATGAACGGTAAATTACCAAATGTCGGATTTGATTTTGGCTTTTAGTTCTGGGTGATTGTCCAGTTTAAATTCTGGCTCAGCCACGCCTGCTTTGATTTGTGCATTATAGTCTTTGACCAAAGCAAACACATATTTTGACAACAGCACAATCGCAATCAAGTTAATGAATGCCATGATGCCCATCGTCAGATCACCCATGTCCCACACGACCGCAACTTTCGTGACCGCACCAAAATACACAAAGCACAGCACCAAAATTCTAAAAATCGTCAAGACGGCAGCGTTGTTTTTCAAAAACTGCATGTTCGACTCAGCATAAGCGTAGTTGCCGATGATGGTTGAGAATGCAAACATGAACAAAATGAACGCCAAGAAATACTGACCCCAAGCACCCACATGGCTTTCAAGCGCCGCTTGTGTGAGCTGCACGCCTGATAAGTCGGCGGCATTTTCTGGCATGGTCGCAAGCAAAATCACAAACGCCGTGCAAGAACACACGATCAAAGTATCCACAAACACGCCAAGCATCTGAATCGTGCCTTGCTCCACAGGGTGCTTGACGCTGGCAGCCGCTGCCGCATTTGGCGCAGAGCCTTGACCTGCCTCGTTCGAGTACAAACCACGCTTAATGCCCTGCATCATCGCCACCGACACCATCGAGCCGAACAGACCGCCGCCTGCCGCTTCAAAAGTAAAGGCATCGGTAAAAATCAGCGAAATGACGCTTGGAATCTCGCCAATGTTCATGACAATAATAAATAAAGCCACCAAAAGATACACCGCCGCCATGATCGGCACGATGACCTCAGCGATTTTTGAGACACGAGCGATACCACCAAAAATGATCGGTGCTGCCAAAATCACTAAGCCTGCTCCGACGATGTGCTTATAAATCAGCCAATCCGCCTGACAAGCATCGCTCTCGCCCACACAGCCCATCGCTGATTGAATGGACAGCGTGATGGTGTTTGACTGAATCGATTGATACACAAAACCAAAGCACACAATCAAAGCCAAAGCAAACACCAAGCCTAGCCATTTTTGACCAAGCCCTTGCTCGATGTAGTAGGCAGGACCACCACGAAAACGCCCTGTTGTCTCGTCTTTAATCTTAAACAGCTGCGCAAGGCTCGACTCCGCCAATGCCGAACACATACCAATCAAGGCAATGAGCCACATCCAAAACACAGCGCCTGCCCCGCCAAGGCTGATGGCAATCGCCACGCCTGCGACATTACCCACACCGACACGGCTGGCAAGTCCAGTAACGAACGCCTGAAACGCAGAAATACCTTCGCTTTCATCATGTCCTTTGCGGCTTGACAGCATCGTCTTGACACTGCGCCCAAACAGACGAAACTGCGCAAAACCAGTAAACAGCGTGAAAAACACGCCAACCAAAATCAACAGCCAAAGCAGCACATCCCAAAGCGGTGCGCTAAACGCATTGACCATACAGTGCAAACCATCAGTAAAAGTGGGCTGCGACACACAAGAAAACGGATTATCGTACATAACCATTCCAAAAATAACCATAAAAATACCCAGCCCAGCAATAGGCATCAAAAAAGCGACCTACCAAAAAGGAAGGTCGCCTGTCGCCATCAATTCTCTTGATTCATCGGCAAGGGGTTTGTGATTATTATAAACTTTTTATCATGGCTATGCAAACTTAATTTTACCATTTTGACAGTTTGTTAAGGGAACCTTACCCAATCCTAAAACCAAGCCCATCATCAATGCGCCAAATCATCTTGGCGATCTTCTTTTAGGCTCAAAAACCAATTTAATAAAATCGCCGCAAAAGTCGCCGTGCCGATACCGCCCAAATCAAAGCTACCAATCATCAAGCCAAAGTTACCCGTGCCTAGAATGATGGTGATGGCAGCGACCATTAGGTTTTTGTTGTTGGCAAAATTGACTTTGTTATCAATCCAGATTTTCGCCCCAGCAACAGTAATCAAACCAAACACCACGATAGACGCACCTGTCAAAACAGGACTTGGAATGGTTTGAATCAACGCACCGAATTTTGGCGACAACCCTAAGAAAATCGCAAACACGCCCGCCACCACAAAGATGATGGTAGAATACACACGAGTCACTGCCATCACGCCAATGTTTTCGCCATAAGTGGTCATGCCAGTACCGCCCACGCCTGCCGACAGCGCTGTCGCCACACCATCAGCAACAAACGCTTTGCCAAGATATGGCGTGAGATTTTCGCCAGTCATCGCACCGACCGCCTTGATATGACCTAAGTTTTCCGCCACCAAAATGAACGCCACAGGCGCAATGATGAGCATGGCGTTAGCATCAAACACAGGCGAGCTAAAATTTGGCATACCAAACCACGCCGCATCGCTAATCTTGGCAAAGTCAATCGGCGTACCCAGCCCAAAGCCATTTGCCACGATCGCATAAATCACATACGCCAGCACCAAGCCTAATAACAATAGCAAACGCTGCATAAAACCACGAGCAAACACCGCAATCATACCCATACACAGCACAGTAACCAGCGACATCCACAGCTCAAACGGCTTGCCTGCCACCGCCGACACCGTCACAGGCGCAAGGTTTAGACCAATAATCATCACCACCGCACCCGTCACCAGAGGTGGCATGAGCTTTTCAATCCAACGAGTGCCAGTCGCCATCACCAAAAAGCCAATCAAAGCGTACAAAATACCACAAGCGATGATACCACCTAGTGCCACGCCAAGATTTGGGTTCGCCCCAGAGCCTGTGGCATGAGCAGTCGCTGCCGCCACCACGCCAATGAACGCAAAAGACGAACCCAGATAGCTTGGCACTCGCCCACCCGTCATCAAAAAGAATAAAATTGTGCAAATGCCCGACATCATGATGGCAAGATTGGCATCAAAACCCATCAAAATCGGCGCAAGCACGGTCGCCCCAAACATCGCCAACACATGCTGAATGCCCAGCATCGCAGTTTGCACAGGGGGGAGGTATTCATTAGTAGCGACAGGTCGTGTGCCAAGATTGCCCGTATACGGCTGCCATTTTGGAAACCAACTCATAAAAAAGCCTTAAAATTGTGTTTAAATTGTAATTTTGTGTATTATATCGTTAATTCAAACAATTTACCAAATTTAATTTGCAATATTTGTCCTGAACTTTTGCAGATTGGACCCTTTTCATTTATAATACCCTGTTATTTTTAAAAATTTGCCAACCAAAGACGAGAGCGTCATGAGCATCGATTACAAAAACACCCTAAACCTTGCCGATACCCCATTTCCCATGCGTGCCGACCTTGCCAAGCGAGAACCAAAATGGCTTGCTGATTGGGAGTCGGATGAGCTTTATAAAAAAGTTCGTGCCGCCAAAAAAGGTCTGCCAAAGTATATCTTGC
It encodes the following:
- the ampD gene encoding 1,6-anhydro-N-acetylmuramyl-L-alanine amidase AmpD encodes the protein MTHFSIKNGVLLGADFIASPNFNARPTDDSGQISGIVIHNISLPPSEFGKKDKNGTHFVKAFFQNQLNADDHPYFATIHDMQVSAHLFIERDGAVTQFVNFDDRAWHAGKSGYLGRSNCNDFTIGIELEGDDFSAFTDAQYETLAHIIVAIYHAYPATHRHLMGHSDIAPHRKTDPGAFFDWVRLRAMVDEALDGL
- a CDS encoding Ig-like domain-containing protein; translation: MKQLFLIREDGSRFAINADMVQSITRKNGKITVKLKNGQTLILEEQDQLVAQEQADQTENISETIMTHDATDAHIESFEAIFVESNEYAGYIQAAAGLLGVGAIVAAASGGSNNGGGETVKQTSKPVTPITKPTEPTPTPKPQPQPEPEPEPQPEPQPEPQPEPQPEPEPDTTAPVLTTATLATDGKVVSGKTESNATVEVKYQDKVIGTAKANAAGDYSVTLDKAYTNGEALSVTAKDAANNVSVVKTVTAADTTAPVLTTATLATDGKVVSGKTESNATVEVKYQDKVIGTAKANAAGDYSVTLDKAYTNGEALSVTAKDAANNQSAAKTVTAADTTAPALTTAAITTDGSVINGKTEGGATVEVKYQDKVIGTVKADADGNYSVNLDKAYANGEALSVTAKDAANNVSVVKTVYASANLSNTSVELDLIPEFSNQTSYVPKTISERSNYSYLTETMSFTVTGREALITLNISNPSNILQGSVRYEITGPGLSSSGSQSFNSVGKSSNDIILNERSPLSAGTYTVKITASSQGSALTLKATEKAPITQEVFTNYDEVTGSIFADTDQKPENYQIKVGDTIIEHKAGQPVTTSEVEVNQGVLTIKSDGTYSYTSAATQLSDDATDKLSIQILDMNGKTLATHQATVTKDTTPPEAGVLSLVDFEDTGASDSDRITQDNSFGFKVQDNETDSSVTYEYSIDQGNTWTAIEGASVSNLADGDYQFRGVVSDKSRNISHTNIINVAIDNQAPDLINAVKAGYDLNTSLISISTTTDDDLALYKVTDGVRSEIANLDAIPFEVGSYEAVLTDVAGNSVVQAINMISPSSNHSVNRSESVIDIALINNGSGNSVDSYEGHDLLITSGNASLWAGNGNDILINTGEKRDYTGLIGGAGDDTYIIDFGRSNQTYTHILDNSGSNELFLHNVLPEDITVRAIGTKADVELQFNSHKISISGQFYDFAKYGVDHIYFDDGTVWDREYIQTVIG
- the murJ gene encoding murein biosynthesis integral membrane protein MurJ, producing the protein MAKSRLFRSTMVVSAMTMLSRILGLVRDMVLMGVFGAGGLMDAFLVAFKIPNFLRRLFAEGAFSQAFVPVLSEYKEKRTLNEVQLLISRVSGVLSLVLLVLTVVVIALAPWVVALFAPGFRGDEAKFAAATELLRLTFPYLLFISMTAFFGSILQSYGRFAAPAFAPVLLNACMILGALLFAPMFDTPIMVLGYAVAISGILQLMIQLPQLWQQKLLIAPKFDTQHEGVRRILKLMLPAIFGVSVTQINLLLNTVFASLMIGGSVSWLYAAERLSELPLGLIGVAIGTVILPSLSSSRAKADDETFKKTLDWAAKLIILVGLPASLAMFVLSDILMNALFVRGEFTQHDALMSGVALKALSGGILGFMLIKIFAPAFFADQDTKTPVKIGIIAVFANMIFSVLFIGIFYLIKLPLHGGLALATTAASFVNAGLLYYFLHKKQVFRFGSHWRKMGAQFGLSSLLMVLSLYLVLPFYPTDGAQWLRIASLLGICLLGAAVYGIVLLATGFRPRQLKHG
- the fdxA gene encoding ferredoxin FdxA, producing the protein MTFVVTDNCVLCKYTDCVEVCPVDCFYEGPNFLVINPDECIDCALCEPECPANAIFSEDEVPAGQEEYIALNEELSAIWTNITEKKDPMPEHEKWDGVSGKIQYLER
- a CDS encoding alanine/glycine:cation symporter family protein, producing MVNAFSAPLWDVLLWLLILVGVFFTLFTGFAQFRLFGRSVKTMLSSRKGHDESEGISAFQAFVTGLASRVGVGNVAGVAIAISLGGAGAVFWMWLIALIGMCSALAESSLAQLFKIKDETTGRFRGGPAYYIEQGLGQKWLGLVFALALIVCFGFVYQSIQSNTITLSIQSAMGCVGESDACQADWLIYKHIVGAGLVILAAPIIFGGIARVSKIAEVIVPIMAAVYLLVALFIIVMNIGEIPSVISLIFTDAFTFEAAGGGLFGSMVSVAMMQGIKRGLYSNEAGQGSAPNAAAAASVKHPVEQGTIQMLGVFVDTLIVCSCTAFVILLATMPENAADLSGVQLTQAALESHVGAWGQYFLAFILFMFAFSTIIGNYAYAESNMQFLKNNAAVLTIFRILVLCFVYFGAVTKVAVVWDMGDLTMGIMAFINLIAIVLLSKYVFALVKDYNAQIKAGVAEPEFKLDNHPELKAKIKSDIW
- a CDS encoding solute carrier family 23 protein, whose amino-acid sequence is MSWFPKWQPYTGNLGTRPVATNEYLPPVQTAMLGIQHVLAMFGATVLAPILMGFDANLAIMMSGICTILFFLMTGGRVPSYLGSSFAFIGVVAAATAHATGSGANPNLGVALGGIIACGILYALIGFLVMATGTRWIEKLMPPLVTGAVVMIIGLNLAPVTVSAVAGKPFELWMSLVTVLCMGMIAVFARGFMQRLLLLLGLVLAYVIYAIVANGFGLGTPIDFAKISDAAWFGMPNFSSPVFDANAMLIIAPVAFILVAENLGHIKAVGAMTGENLTPYLGKAFVADGVATALSAGVGGTGMTTYGENIGVMAVTRVYSTIIFVVAGVFAIFLGLSPKFGALIQTIPSPVLTGASIVVFGLITVAGAKIWIDNKVNFANNKNLMVAAITIILGTGNFGLMIGSFDLGGIGTATFAAILLNWFLSLKEDRQDDLAH